A region from the Benincasa hispida cultivar B227 chromosome 12, ASM972705v1, whole genome shotgun sequence genome encodes:
- the LOC120067082 gene encoding synaptotagmin-4 yields MGLISGIFMGVIFGIALMAGWQHMMRHRSTKRVAKAADMKILGSLSRDDLKKLCGDNFPEWISFPVYEQVKWLNKLLSKMWPFVADAAELVIKESVEPLLEEYRPTGITSLKFSKLSLGSVAPKIEGIRVQSLKKGQITMDIDFRWGGDPSIILAVEAALVASIPIQLKDLQVFTVIRVIFQLAEEIPCISAVVVALLAEPEPKILYNLKAVGGSLTAIPGISDMIDDTVNTIVTDTLKWPHRIVVQIGGIPVDLSELELKPQGKLTVTVVKANNLKNMEMIGKSDPYVTAHVRPLYKLKTKTVENNLNPVWNEDLDFIVEDKETQSVILEVFDKDIGQDKQLGIAKLPLIDLQGEVSKEVELRLLASLNTLKVKDKKDRGTLTIKVHYHEFNKEEQLKALEEEKRILEERKKLKEEGVLGSTMDALEGAASFVGSGVGMVGTGVGMVGSGIGTGVGIVGSGLGAVGSGLSKAGRFMGRTITGQSSHSRRSSSSSTPVNSVQENGGAKPL; encoded by the exons ATGGGGTTGATTTCTGGGATCTTTATGGGGGTTATCTTTGGGATTGCATTGATGGCCGGGTGGCAGCACATGATGAGGCACAGAAGCACCAAAAGAGTTGCGAAG GCTGCTGATATGAAAATTCTGGGTTCTCTCAGTAGAGATGACTTGAAGAAATTATGTGGGGATAATTTTCCTGAATGGATCTCCTTCCCTGTTTATGAGCag GTGAAATGGCTTAACAAGTTACTGAGCAAAATGTGGCCGTTTGTTGCAGAT GCAGCAGAATTGGTCATAAAGGAATCTGTTGAACCTCTGCTGGAAGAGTATAGACCCACAGGAATTACTTCATTAAAGTTCAGCAAATTATCTCTAGGCTCAGTGGCTCCTAAAATTGAAG GTATACGTGTTCAGAGTCTAAAGAAAGGCCAGATCACGATGGATATTGATTTTCGATGGGGTGGAGACCCAAGCATCATTTTAGCTGTTGAAGCCGCTCTTGTTGCTTCAATACCTATTCAG CTGAAGGATCTTCAAGTTTTTACCGTCATTCGGGTTATTTTTCAACTAGCTGAAGAGATACCTTGTATTTCTGCTGTTGTTGTTGCCTTGCTTGCTGAG CCGGAGccaaaaattttatataatctCAAGGCTGTTGGTGGAAGCCTAACTGCTATTCCTGGAATTTCTGATATGATTGAT GATACCGTGAATACAATTGTTACTGATACGCTCAAATGGCCCCATAGGATTGTCGTTCAAATTGGTGGCATACCTGTTGATTTAAG TGAGTTAGAGCTTAAACCACAAGGAAAGCTTACTGTGACTGTGGTGAAAGCTAACAACTTGAAGAACATGGAAATGATAGGAAAATCCGATCCTTATGTTACTGCACATGTTCGCCCACtatataaactaaaaacaaaaacggTTGAAAACAATCTAAACCCTGTTTGGAACGAGGACCTTGACTTTATTGTAGAGGACAAGGAGACACAGTCTGTTATCCTCGAG GTTTTTGATAAGGACATTGGTCAAGATAAGCAACTGGGGATAGCGAAATTACCTCTGATTGACCTTCAAGGAGAGGTGAGTAAGGAGGTTGAGTTGCGATTGCTTGCATCACTCAACACGCTGAAAGTGAAAGACAAGAAAGATCGAGGAACTCTTACGATTAAG GTTCATTACCATGAGTTTAACAAGGAGGAGCAGTTGAAAGCtttggaagaagagaagaggatccttgaagagagaaagaaactGAAGGAGGAGGGAGTTTTAGGTAGCACGATGGATGCGCTGGAGGGAGCAGCATCTTTTGTTGGGTCTGGTGTGGGCATGGTTGGCACCGGAGTTGGTATGGTGGGTAGTGGCATTGGCACTGGTGTTGGCATTGTTGGAAGCGGGCTTGGTGCTGTTGGCAGTGGTCTCTCAAAAGCTGGAAGGTTTATGGGGCGGACCATCACCGGGCAATCTAGTCACTCTAGAAGGAGCAGTTCTTCATCAACCCCAGTAAACAGTGTCCAGGAAAACGGTGGAGCCAAGCCATTGTAG